The following proteins are co-located in the Novosphingobium sp. CECT 9465 genome:
- a CDS encoding HAD-IIB family hydrolase, whose translation MKRLIAFDLDGTLAESKQPIDQETAELLAKLLDLVDVAVISGGDWPQFEAQVVSRLPIRADLRQLFIMPTTGTKLYRFTDVWKPVYADVFDPDERRRILQAFELAPREVGLPDERTWGERIEDRGSQITFSGLGQEAPLDAKKAWDPDFAKRKALQAALRSRLPELSVNVGGSTSIDITRQGIDKAYGMRRLSEESGIPQSAMLFMGDAIYPGGNDDPVRTAGIDVIPVRDVAETRTAMMAILACLKP comes from the coding sequence ATGAAGCGCCTTATCGCCTTCGACCTTGACGGCACCCTGGCCGAGAGCAAACAGCCCATAGACCAAGAAACGGCCGAGCTGCTTGCCAAGCTGCTTGATCTCGTCGACGTCGCAGTGATCTCCGGTGGCGACTGGCCTCAGTTTGAAGCACAAGTCGTGTCGCGATTGCCCATCAGAGCTGACCTCCGTCAGCTGTTCATCATGCCAACCACAGGCACCAAGCTCTACCGCTTCACGGATGTCTGGAAGCCGGTCTATGCTGATGTATTCGACCCCGACGAGCGCAGGCGCATTCTTCAGGCGTTTGAACTGGCCCCAAGGGAAGTGGGCCTTCCGGACGAGAGGACATGGGGTGAGCGGATCGAGGACCGCGGGAGCCAGATTACTTTCTCTGGACTTGGACAGGAGGCGCCGCTCGACGCAAAGAAAGCGTGGGATCCCGACTTCGCCAAGCGCAAGGCACTGCAGGCAGCGCTTCGATCACGACTGCCCGAGCTGTCCGTCAACGTGGGGGGATCAACCTCCATCGACATTACTCGCCAAGGCATCGACAAGGCTTATGGAATGCGCCGTCTTTCCGAGGAATCCGGCATTCCGCAGTCGGCTATGCTGTTCATGGGAGACGCGATCTATCCCGGTGGCAACGATGATCCCGTTCGCACAGCCGGAATCGACGTAATCCCCGTGCGAGACGTGGCGGAGACCCGGACCGCGATGATGGCAATTCTCGCTTGCCTCAAACCCTGA
- a CDS encoding PAS domain S-box protein: MTTKRPHATRPARSGVLEQFLDGADTYGFFVLDTSGYVTLWSAGFETMSGWIEKDVRGQHIAFLYPHDETEGGDPAEELSRALAAGKIEYEAWRVRRDGSEFLARTTLTALHDEFGAPMGFGGICRDITDEAATERAVQEREEHLQSILDTVPDAMIVIDEQGRITSFSAAAERLFGYTEQELLGQNVSCLMPSPDRDRHDGYLDHYHKTGERRIIGIGRIVAGQKRDGTTFPMELSVGEARAHGRQLFTGFIRDLTARERDELRLKELQSELIHVSRLSAMGTMASTLAHELNQPLTAVANYLEACRDLLIDGSDNSIEIVREAMEEAAKEALRAGNIVRRLRDFVAHGETEKHIEDLQQLIENASALALVGSRERGVRAILKLDPAATPVLVDGVQIQQVLINLIRNAIEAMAGSAVRDLVVSTEMMSGGVILVSIADTGPGIAPGILPQLFEAFVSSKADGMGLGLSICRTIIEAHGGRIWAEAVPNGGTVFHFTLMQAQTEDDHVAQ; this comes from the coding sequence ATGACCACTAAACGACCGCATGCGACCAGGCCCGCTCGATCTGGGGTGCTCGAGCAGTTCCTCGACGGCGCGGACACTTACGGTTTCTTTGTGCTCGACACATCCGGCTACGTGACGCTCTGGAGTGCCGGCTTCGAGACCATGAGTGGCTGGATCGAGAAGGATGTGCGCGGTCAGCACATTGCATTTCTCTATCCTCACGACGAAACGGAGGGCGGGGATCCCGCCGAAGAACTCAGCCGGGCTTTGGCGGCTGGGAAGATTGAGTATGAAGCCTGGCGCGTCCGCCGGGACGGATCCGAGTTTCTGGCGCGCACGACGTTGACTGCGCTCCACGATGAATTCGGCGCGCCTATGGGGTTTGGCGGGATATGCCGTGACATCACGGACGAGGCGGCAACGGAAAGGGCAGTCCAGGAGCGTGAGGAGCACCTCCAATCCATTCTCGACACCGTTCCCGATGCCATGATTGTCATTGATGAGCAGGGACGGATCACGTCATTCAGTGCGGCCGCGGAACGCCTGTTTGGGTATACCGAACAGGAACTGCTCGGGCAAAACGTCAGCTGCCTCATGCCCTCGCCCGATCGGGACAGGCATGACGGTTATCTCGATCATTATCACAAAACTGGCGAGCGCAGGATTATCGGGATCGGGCGGATCGTTGCAGGGCAGAAGCGGGATGGCACGACCTTCCCGATGGAGCTTTCGGTCGGAGAGGCGCGCGCCCACGGACGCCAGCTCTTTACCGGTTTCATCCGCGACCTGACTGCCAGGGAGCGCGACGAATTGCGGCTCAAGGAGTTGCAATCAGAATTGATCCATGTCTCGCGGCTGAGTGCAATGGGCACGATGGCATCGACGCTCGCACATGAGCTAAATCAGCCGCTGACCGCAGTAGCAAATTACCTGGAGGCATGCCGAGACCTGCTCATCGACGGTAGTGACAATTCCATTGAAATCGTCCGCGAAGCTATGGAAGAGGCGGCCAAGGAAGCGCTCCGGGCGGGCAACATTGTTCGGCGGCTTCGTGATTTTGTGGCGCATGGCGAAACCGAAAAGCACATCGAAGATCTGCAGCAGCTGATTGAAAATGCCAGCGCGCTTGCGCTCGTCGGTTCTCGCGAGCGGGGTGTACGTGCCATTCTCAAGCTTGATCCCGCCGCCACACCGGTCCTGGTCGACGGCGTTCAGATCCAGCAGGTGCTGATCAATCTCATTCGCAACGCAATCGAGGCAATGGCCGGCAGCGCTGTGCGCGACCTAGTGGTCTCGACCGAGATGATGAGCGGAGGTGTTATCCTCGTGTCCATCGCGGACACCGGACCCGGAATCGCTCCCGGTATCCTACCGCAACTGTTCGAGGCGTTCGTCAGCAGCAAGGCGGATGGGATGGGGCTCGGCCTGTCGATCTGCCGCACAATAATCGAAGCGCATGGCGGTCGAATCTGGGCCGAAGCGGTGCCGAACGGCGGTACCGTTTTCCATTTCACCTTAATGCAAGCGCAGACGGAGGACGACCATGTCGCCCAATAA
- a CDS encoding response regulator transcription factor, giving the protein MRPSTKHGKVCACRIILSEDDVGVRRSLQLLLRSKGYDVRSYTTAKALLLDPGAHQSDCLVVDYFMPDIDGISMLTALRAAGWTKPAILITGHYSQELADRAIAAGFSNVLEKPFGEHMLLASIRRLLDAAANDQCSC; this is encoded by the coding sequence ATGCGCCCTAGCACCAAGCACGGCAAAGTGTGTGCTTGCAGAATTATCCTTTCGGAGGACGATGTCGGCGTGCGGCGCTCGCTGCAACTGTTGCTCAGATCGAAAGGCTATGATGTGCGGTCCTACACGACGGCGAAGGCCTTGCTGCTCGATCCCGGCGCGCATCAGAGCGATTGCCTCGTGGTTGATTACTTCATGCCCGATATCGATGGTATTTCCATGCTGACAGCCTTGCGCGCTGCTGGTTGGACAAAGCCCGCGATCTTGATCACCGGGCATTATTCGCAGGAACTGGCGGATCGTGCAATTGCCGCCGGCTTTTCCAATGTCCTGGAAAAGCCATTTGGCGAACACATGCTGCTGGCATCGATCAGACGTCTGCTCGATGCCGCCGCGAACGACCAGTGCTCCTGCTGA
- a CDS encoding response regulator transcription factor, with product MSPNKIIHLVDDEEAIRKSVGFMLKTIGIKVITYASGVEFLKTARSAEAGCVLLDIRMPDMDGLEVQAALAKRGITMPVIVLTGHGDVTFAVRAMRAGAVDFLEKPFEKAALLRAIEEGFERLDDALGRSARSTEATVMIAGLTGRERDVLEGLANGYPNKTIAYDLGISARTVEVHRANLMTKLGAISLSDVLRIAFAAGLGRSGDVGVLKNDDGDEQKSD from the coding sequence ATGTCGCCCAATAAGATCATTCATCTTGTCGATGATGAAGAAGCCATCCGCAAGTCGGTGGGTTTCATGCTCAAGACGATCGGCATCAAGGTGATTACCTATGCGTCGGGCGTTGAGTTTCTCAAGACGGCCCGGTCAGCGGAGGCAGGTTGTGTCCTGCTCGACATTCGCATGCCAGATATGGACGGCCTCGAAGTTCAGGCCGCATTGGCGAAGCGCGGAATAACAATGCCGGTGATCGTGTTGACCGGGCATGGCGACGTAACGTTCGCAGTGCGTGCCATGCGCGCCGGTGCCGTCGATTTTCTGGAGAAGCCGTTCGAAAAGGCGGCTTTGCTGCGGGCCATCGAAGAAGGCTTTGAGAGACTTGATGATGCACTAGGCCGTTCGGCCCGCTCTACCGAGGCGACCGTGATGATCGCCGGTTTGACTGGCCGGGAGCGCGACGTGCTTGAAGGGTTGGCGAACGGCTACCCCAACAAAACGATTGCCTATGATCTTGGTATCTCGGCGCGTACGGTCGAGGTTCACCGCGCGAACCTCATGACAAAACTTGGCGCAATCAGTTTGTCCGATGTCCTGCGAATAGCATTTGCTGCCGGCCTCGGCCGTTCAGGTGATGTGGGCGTCTTGAAAAACGACGACGGCGACGAACAGAAATCGGACTAG
- a CDS encoding copper resistance system multicopper oxidase, protein MHDLYRVPQPAAKLGRRQFVQALSLVSGLCAAGLAWNPANAAPAIRRSEELSGTEFDLEISRIPVNFSGRTRFATAVNGTVPGPLLRLREGETVTMRVKNSLDEMTSVHWHGIILPTDMDGVPGISFKGIAPGETFTYTFEVKQAGTYWYHGHTLAEQTGLYGPIVIEPRSGPGTAADRDYTVMLSDWTDEAPLQVFLNLKKMSSYYNFAQPTAGDFVSDVSKLGWTAAVAKREMWNKARMNPTDLSDISAATYTYLCNGSNNTRNWTGIARKGERVLLRFIGAGTATLFDVRIPGLKLTVIGADGQPVEPVDVDEFRIAPGETYDVLVTIPDDRAYTIFAQSMDRSGSVRGTLAPTEGMAAEVPKRDPRAWLDPIDMMGAMGAMTGGEHDHGVVQKTEVAHHARTEYGPNVDMRVDSPRINLDDPGVGLRGTGRRALTYADLRTSGGAIDPRSPERDIELHLTGNMERFIWSIDGVKLNDSKPLHFKPNERLRIILVNDTMMTHPMHLHGMWSDLEDPGGNFQVRKHTISVQPAQRIAFRVAADAMGRWAFHCHLLYHMAAGMFREVVVA, encoded by the coding sequence ATGCATGATTTGTACCGTGTACCGCAACCCGCTGCCAAGCTCGGACGTCGGCAGTTTGTTCAGGCGCTTTCCTTGGTAAGCGGATTGTGCGCCGCCGGTTTGGCTTGGAATCCAGCCAACGCGGCACCGGCAATCAGGCGGTCTGAGGAGCTCAGCGGCACGGAATTCGATCTGGAGATCAGCCGGATACCGGTGAATTTCTCAGGACGGACCCGGTTCGCCACCGCCGTCAATGGCACGGTTCCGGGACCACTGCTGCGCCTTCGAGAGGGCGAAACCGTCACGATGCGCGTCAAGAACAGTCTCGATGAAATGACCAGCGTGCATTGGCATGGTATTATCCTACCGACAGACATGGATGGTGTGCCCGGGATCAGTTTCAAAGGCATCGCGCCCGGAGAGACATTTACCTACACGTTCGAGGTTAAGCAGGCGGGTACGTACTGGTATCACGGACATACTCTCGCCGAGCAGACCGGACTATACGGCCCGATCGTAATCGAGCCTCGATCCGGGCCAGGGACAGCCGCGGATCGTGACTATACGGTTATGCTCAGCGACTGGACGGATGAAGCGCCTCTGCAGGTTTTTCTCAATCTCAAGAAGATGAGTAGCTATTACAATTTCGCCCAGCCAACGGCAGGCGATTTTGTCTCCGATGTGTCGAAGCTTGGTTGGACGGCAGCAGTGGCCAAGCGCGAGATGTGGAACAAGGCGCGCATGAATCCGACGGATCTCAGCGATATCTCGGCAGCGACCTACACCTATCTTTGCAATGGGAGCAACAACACTCGCAACTGGACCGGGATTGCGCGCAAGGGCGAGCGGGTGTTGTTGCGTTTCATTGGCGCGGGCACTGCGACTTTATTCGACGTCCGCATTCCTGGGCTGAAGCTGACCGTGATCGGCGCCGATGGTCAACCGGTTGAACCTGTTGACGTTGATGAGTTCCGCATCGCGCCGGGCGAGACCTACGATGTTCTGGTGACGATCCCCGATGACCGGGCTTATACGATTTTTGCGCAATCCATGGACCGGTCCGGATCCGTGCGCGGCACGTTGGCTCCGACGGAGGGAATGGCGGCGGAGGTCCCGAAGAGGGACCCGCGCGCGTGGCTCGACCCGATCGACATGATGGGGGCCATGGGCGCCATGACGGGCGGGGAGCACGACCATGGCGTTGTCCAAAAAACTGAGGTCGCCCATCACGCTCGCACCGAATATGGCCCCAATGTTGATATGCGGGTCGACTCTCCCCGCATCAACCTCGACGATCCCGGCGTGGGCCTGCGCGGCACGGGACGCAGAGCACTGACCTATGCTGACTTGCGGACGTCCGGTGGGGCAATCGACCCACGCTCACCCGAGCGGGATATCGAACTCCATCTGACCGGCAACATGGAGCGCTTCATCTGGTCGATTGACGGCGTCAAATTGAATGATTCAAAACCGCTGCATTTCAAGCCCAACGAGCGTCTACGGATCATCCTTGTGAATGATACCATGATGACCCACCCGATGCATCTTCACGGCATGTGGAGCGACCTGGAAGACCCGGGGGGCAATTTCCAGGTCCGCAAGCACACCATATCGGTGCAGCCGGCACAGCGCATTGCCTTTCGCGTCGCAGCCGATGCCATGGGCCGATGGGCGTTCCACTGTCACCTCCTTTACCACATGGCGGCGGGCATGTTCCGTGAGGTTGTCGTCGCATGA
- a CDS encoding glycoside hydrolase family 130 protein, with protein MTARAKLNFYDRVLRPDPSRTVVRPFEPNYPRDFDGGTSRTQETVDLIMALDEAELARQLKGVTLSLDENHRDVDAMLLRRFNEVASGIAGADRINAKQRRLIGAYCSEEFAYEAAALFNPSAVLHPDQSGLPEGTLRFVMSLRGIGEGHVSSVTFRTGTWTPGGALLVDDPSPTSVSPLIDTCGRGEGIAARLCCAGSRTISETVLFPVLPSQTQGIEDTRLVRFCDDDGSISYHGTYTAFGGGQVRSELLSTADFRSFEMRVLTGQASSGKGMALFPRRIAGKYAMLGRQDSKNIWLHFSDELLNWAGGAKLITPKFPWEFVQMGNCGSPIEIDEGWLVMTHGVGTVRNYCIGACLLDKNDPSKLLARTPRPVLAPSPHERDGYVPNVVYSCGVIVHDRTMLLPYGVADSFTAFATASIDNLLSVME; from the coding sequence ATGACCGCACGCGCAAAGCTGAACTTCTATGATCGCGTTCTTCGGCCGGATCCATCGCGCACCGTCGTCCGTCCTTTTGAGCCGAATTATCCCAGAGATTTCGACGGCGGCACGTCCCGCACCCAGGAGACTGTCGATCTGATCATGGCGCTCGATGAGGCTGAGTTGGCGCGTCAGCTGAAAGGCGTCACACTATCCCTGGACGAGAACCACCGCGACGTCGATGCGATGTTGCTTCGCCGGTTCAACGAAGTCGCCAGCGGGATCGCGGGCGCCGATCGTATCAACGCCAAGCAGCGGCGATTAATAGGCGCCTACTGCAGCGAAGAATTTGCATATGAGGCCGCCGCCTTGTTCAACCCAAGCGCCGTGCTCCATCCCGACCAGTCGGGTCTGCCCGAGGGCACGCTTCGTTTCGTGATGTCGCTGCGAGGCATCGGCGAGGGGCATGTATCTTCCGTGACGTTCCGCACCGGCACCTGGACGCCTGGCGGCGCACTTTTGGTCGATGATCCCAGCCCGACATCGGTATCGCCCCTCATCGATACGTGCGGGAGAGGGGAGGGCATAGCAGCACGCCTGTGTTGCGCCGGCAGTCGCACGATCTCGGAGACAGTGCTTTTCCCGGTCCTGCCGAGCCAAACGCAGGGTATCGAGGATACGCGCCTTGTTCGCTTCTGCGACGATGATGGCAGCATCAGCTACCATGGTACATATACAGCGTTCGGCGGTGGCCAAGTGCGATCGGAATTGCTGAGCACGGCCGATTTTAGATCGTTCGAGATGCGCGTCCTGACCGGCCAGGCCTCGAGCGGAAAGGGCATGGCCCTTTTCCCTCGCCGCATAGCGGGAAAATACGCCATGCTTGGGCGTCAGGACAGCAAGAACATCTGGCTTCACTTCTCCGATGAACTGCTTAACTGGGCAGGTGGCGCAAAGCTCATTACACCAAAATTCCCTTGGGAATTCGTCCAGATGGGTAATTGCGGGTCGCCGATCGAGATTGACGAAGGCTGGTTAGTGATGACCCACGGCGTTGGTACGGTCCGCAACTATTGCATTGGCGCATGCCTGCTCGACAAGAATGACCCATCAAAGCTGCTGGCGCGCACGCCGCGCCCGGTACTGGCCCCGAGCCCGCACGAGAGGGACGGGTACGTACCCAACGTCGTCTATAGCTGCGGTGTGATCGTTCACGATCGAACGATGTTACTACCCTATGGGGTGGCCGATAGCTTCACTGCCTTTGCTACGGCCTCGATTGATAACCTCCTAAGTGTGATGGAGTAG
- a CDS encoding class I mannose-6-phosphate isomerase, with amino-acid sequence MPAIRLTTKRVKKPWGRTNLWPCFGSVPLGDDPVGEIWFEAPGDPELLIKYLFTSEKLSIQVHPDDTAAQAHGYRRGKDEAWVVLAAEPRATIAIGTVIPMTQDELRRAALDGTIEDLVDWKAVEAGDVYYSPARTVHAIGPGLTLVEVQQNVDLTYRLYDYGRPRELHLEDGIAVSNPVPYVAPYVAKEVALGRTILADNASFVLERWKRSGEATLASDGRPIWLVPLEGSGTIDDKCFEAGGVWLAEGETALRLDSGVELLVAYPGAGLIEGLWEPGA; translated from the coding sequence ATGCCCGCCATCCGCCTCACCACCAAGCGGGTAAAGAAACCTTGGGGGCGGACCAACCTGTGGCCGTGCTTTGGCAGCGTGCCGCTAGGCGACGACCCCGTCGGCGAGATATGGTTCGAGGCCCCCGGCGATCCCGAGCTGCTCATAAAATATCTCTTCACCAGCGAGAAGCTGTCGATCCAGGTTCACCCCGACGATACGGCGGCGCAGGCGCACGGTTATCGGCGCGGCAAGGATGAGGCGTGGGTGGTACTCGCCGCAGAGCCGCGTGCAACCATCGCGATTGGGACGGTGATACCCATGACCCAAGACGAACTCCGCCGCGCCGCACTTGACGGCACGATCGAGGATCTTGTCGACTGGAAGGCGGTCGAGGCGGGAGATGTCTATTATTCGCCCGCGCGCACCGTCCATGCGATCGGGCCGGGTCTGACGCTGGTCGAAGTGCAACAGAATGTCGACCTGACCTACCGCCTTTACGACTATGGTCGGCCGCGAGAGCTGCACCTCGAAGATGGCATCGCGGTGAGCAATCCTGTGCCGTATGTCGCACCGTACGTTGCCAAGGAGGTCGCGCTGGGTCGAACCATCCTTGCAGACAACGCCTCCTTCGTGCTTGAGCGCTGGAAGCGCTCCGGCGAGGCGACGCTCGCCAGCGACGGCCGGCCTATCTGGCTAGTACCGCTCGAAGGGAGTGGTACGATCGACGACAAGTGCTTCGAGGCAGGCGGAGTGTGGCTCGCAGAGGGTGAGACCGCGCTGCGCCTTGATTCAGGTGTCGAATTGCTCGTCGCCTATCCTGGCGCAGGTTTAATCGAAGGTCTGTGGGAGCCGGGTGCCTAA
- a CDS encoding copper resistance protein B, translating to MNRTLIIGVAAISTFMAAPRAWAQTTQEQPAAHDQQTPPGMVMPDPQQPATASPRPSDTTMAGMDMGAMQSSKPAADARDTDAYSDGYVNSTLPGYEMADRLSVSKVLIDEAEFTTNNQGQGFSWSGAISNGPDNNKLWLRSQGLKQAGEQLDPESSVEAMWWHAQRPYWGSLVGVRQDIGPGAHRWLAAGIEGLAPYWFDIQLTGYVGDDGRLAARLKATYDVLLTNRLIATPQLETNVYSKSSNDRRLGAGLSNLELGLRIRYEVERKIAPYIGFVWERSFGKTADFRRAVGENPTERRFVAGFRIWW from the coding sequence ATGAACCGGACCCTTATCATCGGCGTCGCGGCCATTTCGACGTTTATGGCCGCACCCCGGGCCTGGGCTCAAACCACCCAGGAACAGCCTGCAGCGCATGACCAGCAAACGCCGCCAGGCATGGTCATGCCCGACCCACAGCAGCCCGCTACGGCCAGTCCGCGGCCTTCCGATACGACTATGGCCGGGATGGACATGGGGGCGATGCAAAGTAGCAAACCGGCTGCCGATGCCCGTGACACCGACGCCTATTCGGACGGCTATGTGAACTCGACACTGCCCGGATACGAAATGGCAGATCGCCTGTCCGTATCGAAGGTGCTTATCGACGAAGCAGAGTTCACGACTAACAATCAGGGTCAAGGTTTCAGTTGGTCCGGTGCGATCAGCAACGGCCCCGATAACAACAAGCTCTGGCTGCGCAGCCAAGGCCTGAAGCAAGCGGGGGAGCAGCTCGATCCGGAATCTTCGGTCGAGGCGATGTGGTGGCATGCCCAGCGCCCCTATTGGGGGAGTCTGGTCGGTGTGCGGCAAGATATAGGTCCTGGCGCCCATCGCTGGCTGGCTGCAGGTATTGAGGGTCTTGCCCCCTACTGGTTCGACATTCAGCTGACAGGCTATGTCGGTGACGACGGCCGCTTGGCGGCGCGGCTCAAGGCGACCTACGATGTCCTCTTGACGAACCGGCTGATTGCTACCCCGCAACTTGAGACGAATGTTTATAGCAAGAGCTCAAACGACCGCAGGTTGGGGGCAGGGCTGAGCAATCTCGAACTAGGCTTGCGCATCCGCTACGAAGTTGAACGCAAAATTGCGCCTTACATCGGATTTGTCTGGGAGCGATCCTTCGGCAAGACAGCAGATTTCAGGCGTGCAGTCGGTGAAAATCCGACCGAACGCCGCTTTGTCGCCGGCTTTCGCATTTGGTGGTAA
- a CDS encoding four-helix bundle copper-binding protein, translating into MLDRRAVIGSGAALAGVALTSSAAAEATASGRDSMGAMNFDAYVDKCMAAHRQCVETATYAIGQDRSAESAKRIAILLDCAELCQVTANSMLRKSSQHALLCEACARLCENCAEACLSKDSDAVMRNCATICRDCARACRDMASMRM; encoded by the coding sequence ATGCTCGATCGGCGTGCGGTTATAGGTTCGGGCGCTGCGCTGGCAGGGGTGGCTCTGACCAGCTCGGCGGCAGCGGAGGCGACGGCCTCTGGGCGAGACTCGATGGGGGCGATGAACTTCGATGCATATGTTGACAAATGCATGGCCGCCCATCGCCAGTGTGTCGAAACTGCCACTTATGCGATCGGGCAAGATCGTTCGGCGGAGTCCGCGAAGCGTATTGCCATTCTGCTCGATTGCGCCGAGCTCTGTCAGGTAACAGCCAATTCGATGCTGCGAAAGTCGTCGCAGCACGCGCTGCTTTGCGAAGCCTGTGCCCGCCTCTGCGAGAACTGTGCCGAGGCATGCCTCTCGAAAGACAGCGATGCCGTGATGCGCAATTGCGCCACTATATGCCGCGACTGCGCCCGTGCCTGCCGTGATATGGCGAGTATGCGGATGTGA
- a CDS encoding Cof-type HAD-IIB family hydrolase produces the protein MSGPIRLIVSDIDGTLLRQDKSLSDGVISAVGRARTAGIAVSLISARPPSGMLWIAKRLELTGVIGAFNGGTIVRPDGTVVSADQLEPECAARALALLEHPAVTPWLFSGGLWYAQATDDVYVPRERRAASIEPIIKDDFAALLAHPDKIVGVSGDHALLARLDGEIAAALGQFATVGRSQPYYLDITAPQANKGDGVAALAAAIGVPLANVAVLGDERNDLPMFARAGLSIAMGQGPDAVRSAADQVTLSNEEDGAAQAIDNIILMEAAR, from the coding sequence ATGAGCGGCCCTATTCGCCTGATCGTCTCCGATATAGATGGCACGCTCCTCCGCCAGGACAAAAGCCTCTCCGACGGCGTGATCTCTGCGGTTGGAAGGGCCAGGACGGCTGGTATTGCGGTGAGCCTGATCAGTGCCCGCCCGCCCAGCGGCATGCTCTGGATCGCGAAACGGCTGGAACTCACAGGCGTCATCGGTGCCTTCAACGGCGGCACGATCGTCCGGCCCGACGGGACTGTCGTTTCGGCAGATCAACTTGAGCCCGAATGCGCCGCGCGAGCACTCGCCCTGCTTGAGCACCCGGCCGTCACGCCGTGGCTGTTCTCGGGTGGCCTCTGGTATGCCCAAGCAACCGACGATGTGTATGTTCCACGCGAGCGGCGCGCGGCAAGCATCGAGCCGATAATCAAGGACGACTTCGCGGCATTGCTCGCTCATCCCGACAAGATCGTCGGCGTCAGCGGTGACCATGCATTGCTCGCGCGACTTGACGGCGAGATCGCGGCAGCGCTCGGACAGTTTGCGACTGTCGGCCGTTCGCAGCCTTACTATCTCGACATTACCGCTCCCCAGGCCAACAAGGGCGATGGCGTCGCCGCGCTGGCAGCCGCGATCGGCGTACCGCTCGCCAACGTTGCCGTGCTCGGCGACGAGCGTAATGACCTGCCGATGTTCGCGCGCGCCGGCCTCTCGATTGCGATGGGGCAGGGTCCCGATGCGGTCCGCTCCGCCGCTGACCAGGTGACCCTGTCGAACGAGGAGGACGGCGCTGCCCAAGCGATAGACAATATCATCCTGATGGAGGCTGCGAGATGA